The proteins below are encoded in one region of Acidobacteriota bacterium:
- a CDS encoding nucleotidyl transferase AbiEii/AbiGii toxin family protein produces the protein MRESFQRIVKLLNNLTQEKIIKNFALVGGLAVSSWTVPRATKDIDFLVHLTEQLNKKNIDLLNKRIQKEFHKTEVMMDNLLGMYVIRIDDGVTIIDLIIASKNWHEKILDDLTQVNSSIFGTQINIAKPEGLIVMKMKGSSPQDIIDVKNLYELENIDKNKLFLLAKSARVDKRLRKLLTNKKALS, from the coding sequence ATGCGAGAATCCTTTCAAAGGATAGTCAAATTATTAAATAATTTAACCCAAGAAAAAATTATTAAAAATTTTGCACTCGTAGGAGGTCTCGCTGTGTCTTCATGGACTGTTCCAAGGGCAACAAAAGATATAGATTTTCTTGTCCACCTTACAGAGCAATTAAATAAAAAAAATATTGACCTATTAAATAAAAGAATACAAAAGGAATTCCACAAGACTGAGGTAATGATGGATAACCTCTTGGGAATGTATGTTATAAGAATAGATGATGGAGTAACTATAATTGATTTAATAATTGCTTCAAAAAATTGGCACGAAAAAATTCTAGATGATTTAACTCAGGTTAATTCTTCTATTTTTGGAACACAAATAAATATTGCAAAGCCAGAAGGTTTGATAGTGATGAAAATGAAAGGAAGCAGTCCTCAGGATATAATTGATGTGAAGAATTTATATGAATTAGAAAACATAGATAAAAATAAATTATTTTTATTAGCAAAATCTGCAAGAGTCGATAAAAGATTAAGAAAACTTCTAACTAATAAAAAAGCTTTATCTTAA
- a CDS encoding alpha/beta hydrolase family protein, whose translation MKSLTISLISISLSLFSFQNLLSSKEPFYWESKKNIIFYKIKIKNASSFSYYYKPSGIKEKIPIIIILPHLSGGIFIEKIICKKFAKEKIATLLIEEVYQNEYNFFKAKKSITGDKSLNMIKQILMQSLNDIEIYINWVRKQPEIDNSKIGILGISMGAIVGSVAIARLQCFNKAVLILGGADIPYLIFHSSLTKKLRAKLIKEKISEENIKEILNQVDPLNYSYNGLKSNILMVNAIKDKIIPKKCVEELHEALGNPEIMWLNGGHYSSIFYFFKILDKSIKFFKNP comes from the coding sequence ATGAAAAGCCTGACGATCTCATTAATATCAATATCTTTATCATTATTTTCCTTTCAAAATTTATTATCCTCTAAAGAACCATTTTATTGGGAAAGTAAGAAAAATATTATCTTTTATAAGATTAAAATAAAAAATGCTTCTTCTTTTTCCTATTATTATAAACCCTCGGGTATTAAAGAGAAAATTCCAATAATAATTATCTTACCCCATCTAAGCGGTGGAATATTTATAGAGAAAATAATTTGTAAAAAATTTGCAAAAGAAAAAATTGCCACTCTTTTAATAGAAGAAGTTTATCAAAATGAATATAATTTTTTTAAAGCTAAGAAATCCATAACGGGTGATAAAAGCCTCAATATGATAAAACAAATTCTCATGCAAAGTCTAAATGATATAGAAATATATATAAATTGGGTTAGAAAGCAACCCGAGATTGACAATTCTAAAATAGGAATTTTGGGGATAAGTATGGGAGCTATAGTTGGAAGTGTTGCCATAGCAAGACTTCAGTGCTTTAATAAAGCAGTTTTAATACTTGGAGGAGCTGATATACCCTATCTCATTTTTCACAGCTCACTAACTAAAAAGTTAAGAGCGAAATTAATCAAAGAAAAAATATCAGAGGAGAATATAAAAGAAATACTTAACCAAGTCGATCCACTAAATTATTCATATAATGGATTAAAATCAAATATCCTAATGGTAAATGCAATTAAAGATAAAATAATTCCAAAAAAATGTGTTGAGGAATTACACGAAGCTCTTGGCAACCCTGAAATAATGTGGCTAAATGGAGGCCATTATTCCTCCATTTTTTATTTTTTTAAAATTTTAGATAAATCCATTAAATTTTTTAAGAATCCATAA
- a CDS encoding class I SAM-dependent methyltransferase produces the protein MLTRKQLLLKEIPRKRLSYFELQAYWGITKHMGGLEATKELIELCKINKDKHILDVGCGVGKTTCYIVKRYDCKVMGVDISQSMIERSSERVKREGVEDKVNLIMADAQNLPFKERVFDAVICESVTAFPKDKKRAVNEYARVVKQRQKLSFQKVCKRNIFSRHIKSLFKYLGYGIYVGRK, from the coding sequence ATGTTGACCAGAAAACAATTATTACTAAAAGAGATACCAAGAAAGCGGCTTTCATACTTTGAATTGCAGGCATACTGGGGAATTACAAAACATATGGGAGGATTAGAGGCCACAAAGGAGCTGATAGAGCTCTGCAAAATAAATAAAGATAAACACATCCTGGATGTAGGTTGTGGTGTTGGAAAGACCACCTGTTACATTGTAAAAAGATACGATTGTAAAGTGATGGGAGTGGATATTTCTCAAAGTATGATTGAAAGGTCAAGCGAAAGAGTGAAAAGGGAGGGCGTAGAGGATAAAGTTAATTTAATTATGGCTGATGCACAGAACCTTCCTTTTAAAGAGAGAGTTTTCGATGCAGTCATTTGCGAATCTGTTACCGCATTTCCAAAAGATAAAAAGAGAGCGGTAAATGAGTATGCGAGAGTGGTAAAACAAAGACAGAAGCTCAGCTTTCAGAAAGTATGCAAAAGAAATATATTCTCCAGACACATTAAGAGCCTCTTTAAATACCTGGGATACGGAATATACGTTGGTAGAAAATAG